One Hylaeus volcanicus isolate JK05 chromosome 8, UHH_iyHylVolc1.0_haploid, whole genome shotgun sequence genomic window, CGTCTATGATTAAATGTATTGTAAACTCGGTAGTAGAAAGTGAAACTATATATGTCGAATGTCTAAACGTTATGTTACAAGTATGTAGTCTATCTTTCGATTTAAACGacatataacaaatataatatgttatcGTTTCTAATAAAGATATTTACTTTCAGTACATGAAAGCTATCAGAGCAACACTGACCACATCTCAGCCCGTTATTTCTGAAGATGAGTTTggcacaatattttacaaaattcgcGAGTTGCACGCCTTGcatcaaacatttttagatgGTCTTCGGAAAAAATTGGAGAAATGGGATAGTAAAACCGCTATAGGTGAACAGTTTAAAGTAAGAATTGAAAGTATATCGGTATGAGGAGTAGATAATTTATCATACCTTCCTATCTATgctataatttcgttaattgtaGGTGATGGCCAGCAATATCGGAATATATGGAGCCTTTTTACATAATTACGCTCGCGCTACCGATACAGTGCGAAGATGTTCCGCTCATTCTAATCAGTTCGGTGACATTACAAGGGATATAAGACTCAGAGGATTTCCCAAAGGTCCAGGTTTATCTCTTGAAGATCTTTTACATAAGCCCGTAGCGCGAGTACAGAAAAACGCCCTAGTATTACATGTAAGTACCTGTTTATATAAAGCCTTTAAATGATTGTTAtctagaaatatataaacatagaTGTATAGCACTGTTAAGCGATTGATAAAATTATGTGGAAATGTACTAACGTTATCTTATCTCAGAGTTCGCGACGAAACgacgtaaattttattcacttGATTGTAGGATCTCCTCAAGCATACACCTGTGAATCATGCAGATCATGTACCACTCTCAGAAGCTCTTGCTATGACCAGAAACTTTCTAGACGAATTCAATATCATTCAAACAAAATCGATGTTTCCGGTGAGGATAAGTGTTAGAATATTGACAATTCGTGTAACTTAATTGTGAcgtgtataaaagaaaatcagTTTTTTCAGAGTCATGATAGAGCGCAACGAAGATTAGTGAAAAACTCGTTTGTGGTAGAGTTATCCGATGGTCATAGAAAGTTAAGACATTTATTCCTCTTCAATGACGTAATCGCTTGTGCAAAATATAAAGCTTCTGGCAGAGACAAGTTCACATTTGAGTTAAAGTGGTACGTACCGGTGGCAGAAGCGCTAGTGACAGAAGACGGTGTCGAACCACGCGAAACTAGTCCAGCTAACGTTGTAGCTCTAAGGTACGTATtgtcatatatatatgtatgtatatatttgcttttatcgttaataatttctatacaTAGGTCACAGGCATGTACTGTTCGCGATCAAATTTTGTGGGAAGAGCGGAACGATGAAAAACGAATGAGACTCGGTGGTAGAGGTTCGGAAAAGAATAGGAAAAAACTTGCCGAGCTCGAAGCTCAACTAGTATTAGCGTCACCAAATTTAGTATTACGCGTTACGCATAAAAGTCAACATCGAGTGCAAAACTTGTATACGTTCTTTCTGTCCAGTGAATTTGAACGTTCTCAATGGGTCGAAGCGGTGGAGGCATTGCAACAGGTAATGCGTTCCCATATGTACCTAGATAAGTCAAAGGTGCGTAATTTTTAcgattacgaataaataaatattctaaacatactaaataatatcctttatttaaatacaacgCAAGGATGCAAGTAACAATGTAGTCgtcaaaataatgaaattgaacaaaaacGAGTACCGAGTTCCTTCTTTTCGGTTTTTAGGGCGGTCAACCTCCAGGACCGTTACCTTTATCGATGTACGAATTACAGGCATGGGTTACAGCCTGTCGTACGTATCTTCAAACAGATATGGGCAGCTATTTATTACGATCAGGTCGCGACGAAAGTTTATTACTAGGTGATCTTCATTTGACTTTACTTGGCTTAACACCGCCAGGTTTAGATAGAGTTGGAGATCTTTACATTATCGTGGAGGTTGACAGTTACGGACATTACTTCAAACGAGCAAAAAGTCGAGTTGCAAGAGGTCAAGCTCCAACATGgggtaaattattattttaacaataagTAGTCGCAATGTTATCcatgtaaatacatttaaatgaattttttgtttaaaggcGAGACGTTCGTTGTTGAACTAGAGGGAAGCCAAAAtgttagaattttattgtacGAGGAATGTGGAACACGCTCGGTATTACGAGGTAAATGCATACAAAGATTGAGCAGATCTTGGCTTCAGTCTGATCAAGTAGAGAGATCGTTAAATTTGGGACCAGCTACTCTGGATGTCGCTCTTCGTTTCGTTCCAAGCGAAGTAACATTGAGGCGCGTACCATCTGCCAAACCTCAAGGTTTATTCGGAGCTAAACTGGAACAAGTGCGcaagtatgttttattttctttaggCGGAATACAGGTTTGATTTCAAATggtaataaatatctatacaCGGATTTTGTATACAGGCGAGAAAAACGCGACGTTCCTTTCATCATAACGGCATGCGTTAGAGAAGTGGAAAGGCGAGGTGTCGGAGAAGTGGGCTTGTACCGCGTTTCTGGCTCAGCTTCGGATTTAACGAAGCTGCGTAAATCGTTCGAGAgtaattcgtacgaagcagAACAATTACTTAAAGAGGTAATTCTTGCAGagcgtatgtatatatgtatacaaaaacaaaatataatatttatgtttgggTACGTAGGTGGATATCCATTCTGTAACGGGTGTCCTCAAGCTGTACCTCCGAGAAATGCCAGAAGCTCTTTTCACAGATGCTCTTTATCCGTCGTTCTTGGAAGCTTTTCAAACCGGCGAGTTGTCGAAGGGCGTCGCTTTACGAAGAGTCTACGAAAGTTTACCAGCTGTGAATAAAGCTGTCATCGACTTTTTGCTAGCTCATTTGATACGTGTAAACAAACACGAAACACAAAATAAGATGTCCTTGCACAATTTA contains:
- the LOC128880661 gene encoding active breakpoint cluster region-related protein isoform X1, with the protein product MSVFGDFQRVWVQRFPDSALPAAWEEDVRANLVKHKQKVTALREELEKEEFYVEYLERLLADVERHKQLANSNAATSPEKQQLAEFQSQHACRTVENSFLDSTNASYGQHVEPSAPPLPVREDISKFQDKCVSELSSTLNTSKRPKSEIPRSPDKVPELRRNSDPDVPSNYVTVIEVTGSSKKEKNEESLKEEDEKDLENAINEDGEDGDAEASEEEPYYDSVALDQTGEYVYIDARVPPVGNNNGNRPPPRRPPSLPDSPGNQSNYVNIDYFIQHKAAMDSEDEEGASPAPPILLRALSTDNETGSSDAEPLSLSEGSLESPTPTTPRRQEKNKDREDDRTSMIKCIVNSVVESETIYVECLNVMLQYMKAIRATLTTSQPVISEDEFGTIFYKIRELHALHQTFLDGLRKKLEKWDSKTAIGEQFKVMASNIGIYGAFLHNYARATDTVRRCSAHSNQFGDITRDIRLRGFPKGPGLSLEDLLHKPVARVQKNALVLHDLLKHTPVNHADHVPLSEALAMTRNFLDEFNIIQTKSMFPSHDRAQRRLVKNSFVVELSDGHRKLRHLFLFNDVIACAKYKASGRDKFTFELKWYVPVAEALVTEDGVEPRETSPANVVALRSQACTVRDQILWEERNDEKRMRLGGRGSEKNRKKLAELEAQLVLASPNLVLRVTHKSQHRVQNLYTFFLSSEFERSQWVEAVEALQQVMRSHMYLDKSKGGQPPGPLPLSMYELQAWVTACRTYLQTDMGSYLLRSGRDESLLLGDLHLTLLGLTPPGLDRVGDLYIIVEVDSYGHYFKRAKSRVARGQAPTWGETFVVELEGSQNVRILLYEECGTRSVLRGKCIQRLSRSWLQSDQVERSLNLGPATLDVALRFVPSEVTLRRVPSAKPQGLFGAKLEQVRKREKRDVPFIITACVREVERRGVGEVGLYRVSGSASDLTKLRKSFESNSYEAEQLLKEVDIHSVTGVLKLYLREMPEALFTDALYPSFLEAFQTGELSKGVALRRVYESLPAVNKAVIDFLLAHLIRVNKHETQNKMSLHNLATVFGPTLLRPGTNSRSDAKNRDPLAAGTVDVMAQAGILYCFLQMHMQQNNQSL
- the LOC128880661 gene encoding active breakpoint cluster region-related protein isoform X2, with the translated sequence MSVFGDFQRVWVQRFPDSALPAAWEEDVRANLVKHKQKVTALREELEKEEFYVEYLERLLADVERHKQLANSNAATSPEKQQLAEFQSQHACRTVENSFLDSTNASYGQHVEPSAPPLPVREDISKFQDKCVSELSSTLNTSKRPKSEIPRSPDKVPELRRNSDPDVPSNYVTVIEVTGSSKKEKNEESLKEEDEKDLENAINEDGEDGDAEASEEEPYYDSVALDQTGEYVYIDARVPPVGNNNGNRPPPRRPPSLPDSPGNQSNYVNIDYFIQHKAAMDSEDEEGASPAPPILLRALSTDNETGSSDAEPLSLSEGSLESPTPTTPRRQEKNKDREDDRTSMIKCIVNSVVESETIYVECLNVMLQYMKAIRATLTTSQPVISEDEFGTIFYKIRELHALHQTFLDGLRKKLEKWDSKTAIGEQFKVMASNIGIYGAFLHNYARATDTVRRCSAHSNQFGDITRDIRLRGFPKGPGLSLEDLLHKPVARVQKNALVLHDLLKHTPVNHADHVPLSEALAMTRNFLDEFNIIQTKSMFPSHDRAQRRLVKNSFVVELSDGHRKLRHLFLFNDVIACAKYKASGRDKFTFELKWYVPVAEALVTEDGVEPRETSPANVVALRSQACTVRDQILWEERNDEKRMRLGGRGSEKNRKKLAELEAQLVLASPNLVLRVTHKSQHRVQNLYTFFLSSEFERSQWVEAVEALQQGGQPPGPLPLSMYELQAWVTACRTYLQTDMGSYLLRSGRDESLLLGDLHLTLLGLTPPGLDRVGDLYIIVEVDSYGHYFKRAKSRVARGQAPTWGETFVVELEGSQNVRILLYEECGTRSVLRGKCIQRLSRSWLQSDQVERSLNLGPATLDVALRFVPSEVTLRRVPSAKPQGLFGAKLEQVRKREKRDVPFIITACVREVERRGVGEVGLYRVSGSASDLTKLRKSFESNSYEAEQLLKEVDIHSVTGVLKLYLREMPEALFTDALYPSFLEAFQTGELSKGVALRRVYESLPAVNKAVIDFLLAHLIRVNKHETQNKMSLHNLATVFGPTLLRPGTNSRSDAKNRDPLAAGTVDVMAQAGILYCFLQMHMQQNNQSL